A window of the Pseudomonas gozinkensis genome harbors these coding sequences:
- a CDS encoding RNA polymerase sigma factor has translation MKDAGQSSMVQLFLTSYEDFRVRLRRRLGSEDLANDVLHETYLRVDRMEAPPNLLRPNAYLYRMALNIAADRRQADARLLTGSEVEELLQVSDEALDPMRVVGGQKEIQSLLSALYELPARRRRIFIAARLEEAPHLEISQRFGISTRMVEKEIKAALGHCAAKLERKVFQRFGRGAGKPSSE, from the coding sequence ATGAAAGACGCCGGACAAAGTTCGATGGTCCAGCTGTTCCTGACGTCCTACGAGGACTTTCGGGTGCGCCTGCGACGCCGTCTCGGCTCGGAGGACCTGGCCAACGACGTGCTGCACGAAACCTACCTGCGGGTCGACCGCATGGAAGCGCCGCCAAACCTTTTGCGGCCCAACGCCTACCTCTATCGCATGGCCCTGAACATCGCCGCCGACCGCCGCCAGGCCGACGCGCGGCTGCTCACCGGCAGCGAAGTCGAAGAACTGCTGCAAGTCAGCGACGAAGCGCTGGACCCGATGCGCGTGGTCGGCGGCCAGAAGGAAATCCAGTCCCTGCTTAGCGCCCTCTACGAGCTGCCCGCGCGGCGGCGCCGGATCTTCATCGCCGCACGCCTGGAAGAAGCGCCGCACCTGGAAATCTCCCAGCGTTTCGGCATCTCCACGCGCATGGTCGAGAAGGAAATCAAGGCTGCCCTCGGACACTGCGCGGCCAAACTGGAAAGAAAAGTGTTTCAGCGGTTCGGTCGCGGGGCCGGAAAACCGTCTAGTGAATGA
- a CDS encoding STN domain-containing protein produces the protein MTVFRDTSAVQRGRAREDVVRSALVRQLCLGLLLGLFLSRAGADPMPATMRMTLHIPAQELARALDQFSRATGMAVLVDSQLSRGRRSLAVDGEFTAAEALRRMLGGSGLMAKYSRDDAFTLQVAQVEEVPMPAEKPTPASAAVNRSYATAVQAAIERNLCRSPLTRPGSFRAVLQLWIGRDGVVQHNRLVTTTGDVRRDAALVESFHTLKIDRPTPGALRQPVTLLLLPESSGKRMECTQWEGVSGG, from the coding sequence ATGACGGTTTTCAGGGATACATCAGCCGTGCAGCGAGGCCGTGCCAGGGAGGATGTTGTGCGCTCAGCGCTCGTGCGCCAGCTCTGTCTGGGGCTGCTGCTTGGCTTGTTTCTGAGCCGCGCCGGCGCCGACCCGATGCCAGCGACCATGCGCATGACGCTGCACATTCCGGCCCAGGAACTGGCCCGCGCCCTCGATCAGTTCAGCCGCGCCACCGGCATGGCGGTGCTGGTCGACAGCCAGTTGAGTCGCGGTCGGCGTTCCCTGGCGGTGGATGGCGAATTCACCGCCGCTGAAGCGTTGCGCCGGATGCTCGGCGGCAGCGGGTTGATGGCCAAGTACAGCCGCGACGACGCGTTCACCTTGCAGGTTGCGCAAGTCGAGGAAGTGCCGATGCCGGCGGAGAAACCGACCCCCGCTAGCGCAGCCGTCAACCGCAGTTACGCCACGGCGGTGCAGGCCGCGATTGAACGCAACCTGTGCCGCTCGCCGCTGACCCGGCCCGGCAGTTTTCGCGCGGTGTTGCAGCTGTGGATCGGCCGCGACGGCGTGGTGCAGCACAACCGGTTGGTCACCACCACCGGCGATGTTCGGCGCGATGCAGCGCTGGTAGAAAGTTTTCACACGCTCAAAATCGACCGGCCGACACCCGGCGCATTGCGCCAGCCAGTCACGTTGCTGTTGTTACCCGAATCGTCAGGAAAGCGCATGGAATGCACACAATGGGAAGGAGTTTCCGGGGGATGA
- a CDS encoding carboxymuconolactone decarboxylase family protein gives MSPRLDYYSASPKAMKAMIALEALTSSLSIEPPLLHLIKIRASQLNGCAFCTDMHSVEARRAGETDRRLYAIAVWRDSGFFNLRERAALAWTEAVTLLAESHVPDDVYQQAREQFNEGEMVDLTMAVSTINSWNRLAVSFRQIPSD, from the coding sequence ATGTCCCCGCGTCTGGATTACTACAGCGCTTCACCCAAAGCCATGAAAGCGATGATTGCCCTGGAAGCGCTGACCAGCAGCCTGAGCATCGAGCCGCCGCTGTTGCACCTGATCAAGATCCGCGCCTCGCAACTCAACGGCTGCGCGTTCTGCACCGACATGCATTCGGTGGAAGCGCGGCGGGCAGGGGAGACAGATCGGCGGCTGTACGCTATCGCGGTCTGGCGCGACAGCGGCTTCTTCAACCTGCGCGAGCGTGCGGCGCTGGCGTGGACCGAGGCCGTCACGCTACTGGCGGAAAGTCATGTACCGGACGACGTCTACCAACAAGCCCGGGAACAGTTCAACGAAGGCGAAATGGTGGACCTGACCATGGCCGTCAGTACCATCAACAGCTGGAATCGCCTGGCGGTGAGCTTCCGCCAGATCCCCAGCGACTGA
- a CDS encoding PLP-dependent aminotransferase family protein, with amino-acid sequence MELHVVINGRKDLAGQLYQQLRGAIESGRLAAGTQLPPSRLLAEQLGISRKTISDTYAQLTYENFLTGVIGKGTYVNARSTPVQRKQSHSELASSEVIESWRNLPVFLRHPTLEGSLRYDFIGGATSKGQFPQDDWRRCVSHALRQMANSKGFYSVPEGLPALRNAIARHIAFSRGVNCQDEDIVVCNGAQQALDLITRVLIRPGSLVAMEDPGYPPARLLFGTHGATVVGVPVDAEGIQVERIPEGTRLIYVTPSHQFPLGMPMSQARREALLARAHELGAIIIEDDYDSEFRYEGRPTDSLHNLDQRGIVAYVGTFSKTLLPELRLGYAILPPAILEAVIRAKQLTDLHASTLPQWALAKFIAEGCLLKHIRRCHTIYAQRRERILARMATDLSPWLEAVPPSAGFHMAVFCKVPIDLPLVIELAKKVEVGLYAIDGFYYQQPARSGMYFGFGAIETLDIDIALDRLRDILQQVVG; translated from the coding sequence ATGGAACTTCATGTCGTGATCAACGGCCGCAAGGATCTGGCCGGTCAGTTGTACCAGCAACTGCGCGGCGCCATTGAATCCGGGCGTCTGGCTGCCGGCACGCAGTTGCCGCCCAGCCGTTTGCTCGCCGAGCAATTGGGGATCTCGCGCAAGACCATTTCCGACACTTACGCGCAGCTCACCTACGAGAATTTCCTCACCGGCGTGATCGGCAAAGGCACTTACGTCAACGCCCGCTCGACGCCGGTGCAGCGCAAGCAAAGCCATTCCGAGCTGGCCAGTTCCGAGGTGATCGAGAGCTGGCGCAATCTGCCGGTGTTTCTGCGTCATCCAACGCTCGAGGGTTCGCTGCGCTACGACTTCATCGGCGGCGCCACCAGCAAGGGCCAGTTTCCCCAGGATGACTGGCGCCGCTGCGTCTCTCACGCGCTGCGGCAGATGGCCAATTCCAAAGGTTTCTACAGCGTGCCGGAAGGCCTGCCGGCGCTGCGCAATGCGATTGCCCGGCACATCGCGTTTTCCCGTGGCGTGAACTGTCAGGACGAGGACATCGTGGTCTGTAACGGCGCGCAACAGGCGCTGGATCTGATCACCCGGGTGTTGATCCGCCCCGGCAGTCTGGTGGCGATGGAAGATCCGGGTTACCCGCCGGCGCGGTTGCTGTTCGGCACTCACGGGGCAACGGTGGTCGGCGTGCCGGTGGATGCCGAGGGCATTCAGGTCGAGCGGATTCCCGAGGGCACGCGGCTGATCTACGTGACGCCGTCGCACCAGTTTCCGCTGGGCATGCCGATGAGTCAGGCGCGGCGCGAGGCCCTGCTGGCACGGGCCCATGAACTCGGTGCGATCATCATCGAGGACGACTATGACAGTGAATTCCGCTACGAGGGCCGGCCGACCGATTCGCTGCACAACCTCGATCAGCGCGGCATCGTTGCCTACGTCGGCACCTTCTCGAAAACCCTGCTGCCGGAGCTGCGGCTCGGCTATGCGATCCTGCCGCCGGCGATCCTCGAAGCGGTGATCCGCGCCAAGCAGCTCACCGATCTGCACGCCTCCACCCTGCCCCAATGGGCGCTGGCCAAGTTCATCGCCGAGGGTTGCCTGCTCAAGCACATCCGCCGCTGCCACACCATTTATGCCCAGCGCCGCGAACGGATCCTGGCGCGCATGGCCACCGACCTGTCGCCGTGGCTGGAGGCCGTGCCGCCCAGCGCGGGTTTTCACATGGCGGTGTTCTGCAAGGTGCCCATCGACTTGCCGCTGGTGATCGAACTGGCAAAAAAAGTCGAAGTCGGGCTCTACGCCATCGACGGCTTCTATTACCAGCAGCCGGCAAGAAGCGGGATGTACTTCGGTTTCGGCGCCATCGAGACGCTGGACATCGATATCGCCCTCGACCGCCTGCGCGACATTCTGCAACAGGTCGTTGGTTAG
- a CDS encoding putative quinol monooxygenase, translating into MSNEVINTVQVQAAAGRSEELGKQLQKIVETLRETPGCDSYMVDRCPEDSHRWTVSARWQSEAAMQAHFNRPEAQGFIDLIDSRLANSVDFNSFPIV; encoded by the coding sequence ATGTCCAACGAAGTGATCAACACCGTACAGGTGCAGGCTGCAGCCGGCCGATCGGAGGAGCTGGGCAAGCAGTTGCAGAAGATCGTCGAAACCCTGCGTGAAACGCCGGGCTGCGATTCCTACATGGTCGACCGCTGCCCCGAGGACAGCCACCGCTGGACGGTCAGCGCCCGCTGGCAGTCGGAAGCGGCAATGCAGGCGCATTTCAATCGCCCGGAAGCCCAGGGCTTCATCGACCTGATCGACAGTCGTCTGGCCAATAGCGTGGATTTCAACTCTTTTCCAATCGTTTGA
- a CDS encoding cupin domain-containing protein: MKVLHLLAAPLAALALTISASALAHGTDSPSEKISVLQDQMLKNVPGKKAMMIEVDYKPGQSSIAHKHDGTAMAYVLEGEIVSQVKGEQPITYKKGQYWYEPAGSEHLISKNASKSKPAKLLVFMVLSPDEQVLIPLKN; the protein is encoded by the coding sequence ATGAAAGTCCTGCACTTGCTTGCCGCCCCGCTCGCCGCTCTGGCCCTCACCATCAGCGCTTCGGCACTGGCCCACGGCACAGATTCCCCGTCCGAGAAAATCTCGGTGCTGCAGGATCAGATGCTGAAAAACGTCCCCGGCAAAAAAGCCATGATGATCGAAGTCGATTACAAACCCGGCCAGTCCTCCATTGCCCACAAACACGACGGCACCGCCATGGCCTACGTGCTCGAAGGCGAGATCGTTTCCCAGGTCAAAGGTGAACAACCGATCACCTACAAGAAAGGTCAGTACTGGTACGAGCCGGCCGGTTCCGAGCATTTGATCTCGAAAAACGCCAGCAAGAGCAAGCCGGCCAAGTTGCTGGTGTTCATGGTGCTGTCGCCGGACGAACAAGTGCTGATCCCATTGAAAAACTGA
- a CDS encoding ATPase, which yields MKLAFASTLAISVLALSACSVPTAPKAVSSLDTLFTQPVGRSSATQVKSGPGVSLGVIYSPSTQTNRDYLRNYQANAGTGFGQSLLVQPIHDAYVATSKPDMAVDWVKASLQRQFGSVTVYPDMQSLRAANPDVVAIVDTHSQLITSRSSDVKADVSADFYDGKFNYIGTAKGTDARALSPLWADYKRSEEIVADINEQQNVQVRALQKFDQSLSNLLTRPADKVSMLDNKQTHNLQ from the coding sequence ATGAAACTTGCCTTTGCCAGTACCTTGGCGATATCGGTTTTAGCGTTGTCCGCCTGTTCTGTTCCTACCGCCCCAAAAGCGGTTTCCTCCCTCGACACGCTGTTCACGCAACCGGTGGGTCGCAGCAGCGCCACCCAGGTCAAAAGCGGTCCCGGTGTCTCGCTGGGCGTGATTTACAGCCCAAGCACCCAGACCAACCGTGACTACCTGCGCAACTACCAGGCCAACGCCGGCACCGGTTTTGGCCAGAGCCTGCTGGTGCAGCCGATCCACGACGCCTACGTCGCCACCTCGAAACCGGACATGGCGGTAGATTGGGTCAAAGCCTCGCTGCAACGCCAGTTCGGTTCGGTCACGGTGTACCCGGACATGCAGAGCCTGCGCGCGGCCAACCCGGATGTGGTAGCGATCGTCGACACTCACAGCCAGTTGATTACTTCGCGCAGTTCGGACGTCAAGGCGGATGTGAGTGCTGATTTTTATGACGGGAAGTTCAACTATATCGGCACCGCCAAAGGGACGGATGCCAGAGCCTTGAGTCCGTTATGGGCGGATTACAAACGCTCGGAAGAGATCGTGGCGGATATTAATGAACAGCAGAATGTGCAAGTTCGGGCGTTGCAGAAGTTTGACCAGTCGCTCAGTAATTTGTTGACCAGGCCGGCAGATAAGGTGTCGATGCTTGATAACAAACAAACACACAACTTGCAGTGA